One Methanosphaera cuniculi DNA window includes the following coding sequences:
- a CDS encoding thioredoxin family protein, producing the protein MTVKLEVFTSQTCPYCPMAVEVAEEAKKQLGDKIDFEHYDVAEHMDLVQKYQIMSVPTIIIDGEVAFVGAPSAQELISKLEQKIN; encoded by the coding sequence ATGACAGTAAAATTAGAAGTATTCACATCACAAACATGCCCATACTGTCCTATGGCAGTAGAAGTAGCAGAAGAAGCTAAAAAACAATTAGGTGACAAAATAGACTTTGAACACTATGATGTAGCAGAACACATGGATTTAGTACAAAAATACCAAATAATGTCAGTACCAACCATCATCATAGATGGAGAAGTAGCATTTGTAGGAGCACCATCAGCACAAGAACTAATTTCAAAACTAGAACAAAAAATTAACTAA